The segment ACTTCGATTTCTATTATCTACTATGCTCTATAGTCGCTGGCTAATAAAAAAGCCTCTTTGggcttttaaattatgtcACATTTTACTCTCGAATCCTCTACTACTTTCATGCAGTaagaatttgttttatatttaggtaatcaatttcatttttacaatgcGTTTTAAGGTAAAAATGTAGATGTTCTTAAATATTAACGATAGAGAGTTACCGCAGCAactgcatattttaatttgctgccgTATATCAGGCCTACCTGTATAATATATGCCATTTGGGGCCGCGCGATCCGAGTGACAGACAGGTATTTAAATGCGTTCGTCATCGTGAGGGGGCCGATGGCAAACAAAAAGTGCGCGTCCTGCATCTCATTTTCGACGCCGCGAGGAACAAATAATACGCCTCCGCACGCGGACACAcgttattttattgcaagaaTGTGTAGGTACACGATGTACACTCACGAATGCATCATTTAATAAACTGTCAATTCATTATTTCTCGAACGTCATCGTCGCGGATTGAGGCTTCTTATTTTCCTTCTTCTTTCGACACTGCAACAGCAGTTCTTGACTTTTCGAAAAGGATGTAAATAAACCTTTTGTGTCATTGGGtgatgtataaataaatatagcaaAGGATTAAAGGTTGTGATTCTCTGAAAATAAGGGCTTTCGTGCGCTCCGCTTCAGCAGGTGAAGGTGTTTtgacaaacatatttttttaaatcataccAGATTCAATAAGTTGCTTTGCCATTAATTCATCACCTTGgtgttcttaaaaattttcatttgataatAGATGATTGTTCTTGAGATTCAAATCATGAATCATCGCAATTATAATACTGTCATTGGTGTGTATAATTGcagcaaatttgcattttcccaCGTGGATTTGCTGAGACTTTTCTACATGAGAAAACTTTAAGGGAAAATTGCATGAGCCCCGTGCAGCGATAATCGGTAAAAAGCGCTGAGCGCATTGGCTCGTTTTATTAACaggacaaattgaaattaatccgACGAGCCGCACGCCGCCGATAaataaaagctgctgctgggaGAGCAGACGAGCGAGGAGTAATATACAAATTTATCCACGGCTGCTCTCTTGAGGTGTGTTTTATTACATTCCGGCCTTTGTTGATTGCTTTGATGACATTAGCTCTTTGATAAGCCGCACCTGACACTGCACACAAACAGCCAGCCGGCGGAATTTCATTAGGTCGGATCAACGACGCCGACGCGACGGCATATCCAGTTTAATAAGGGGTGCGCTGGCTGAATTTACCTGCGTGCGCTATGTGCACGCCCTCTCGCTAATATTACACCCCGGCCCGCCgtcgtttaataaataaattgctgttGGAAATCGTGTGCCGAGTTCGGTAATCTGATAATCGGCACGTTATATATGCGAACAAAGAGAGTGAGAGCTGCCTGCGCAAAACTGCTTTTGATCTGCGATCCTGATGCCACACACGTCCCGCCGAAAGTTTCCAAGGGAAAGTAAGCTTTCTTTGTTATTGGTATACATCGATATTATTATGAACAACGATTGCTATTTTACTTTCATGTTTAGCCTCAGAAAAGATTTACGTCTTGGTCTTGgcatatataaatttaaaaagcgatGCTTTGATGTatactcaattttaaatcagttgATCACGCATTGAtggcaaattataaaatagttttccgCGAATTTAAAGAATCATTAAAACATATTGTTTTGACGAAAAATTGCTTTAGAAGACATTAGATGCTTTGGTTTGAGAAGGGAAAGAAaaggagagagaaattttCTGCAGTGATGATTTTAGTACATTTTATGAGCTTCTTTCACAGTAGGGCGAAAATTCGAGATTTTCAGGGCAGTTGAAAACCTAACTATCtagctgaaattttgaacttgTGGGATCGaggagccgtgacagaaatgcttCTTTAGTAGTAACGTCTTTTATTTGTCTCGTGGTTGGAAGTAGTAAAGTTAAGAccaagactgtgaaattacacaaataattaaatatcaccaaaaatacataaataaaaaccataacaatgaaaatatcacattcgaacataaacaattattacagCTTACCCCGTATGTAGTGCGGATCTGATATGAAATAGCTTTAATAGAATTTTCTCAcaccaaatctcatcctagcTGGAGAGAACCTTTTGGTGTGACTCCTTCGGTGCGAGTCTGATTATGCAGTGGGGGTGTAGGTGCAGTAAAAGGGAGCACTGCTTATCGCACACCTTtatactgccacctggcgatacaggttaaaaaatgcaaattagttACTAGAACAGTAGTgacgagaaggcgccacaaaCTGTTTCTACTTACTAATATtggcttattttttaataaatgtctAGCGGCAGTTCACAATAATTATAGGGCAGACGAATGAGACGGCTTAAATTAAACGATTTAGTGTTACTTATACTTTACCGTTCTTTGGCTAAATTTCATCCATTACCACCTCCTCAACGTATATTtcctttaaaacaatttaaacaaccTCACTTAAAATACGCCATGCTTAAATTCACTTGGTAAAATTACCGTTTTGACCCGCTGTAATCTCCACGgccatttgaattatttaaatacacgTATATTGTATTGTTTGTATGGAAACATTTGCAATGAAACCAGTCTGCCACGTATCCTGCTTTTTCAGAGCGTCACCGCAGTCATAGTCAGGTTATGAAAACGAAACGTGAATAAAACGCATCCGGAGCTCGATTTAATGCGGTTAAAAGCCAACCGCTTTTGTGCGCGGTGAAAGGAAAAGAAACATTGACAACATGTCTATGCGACGCACACTTGAGGCTGAACAAACGCGGGTACCTCTCTGTGCTCGagctcattattttcattactaTTTAGAGGCAGACACAGGTGAATGGATCGAGATTTGTCCTTGCACAGTCAAAATAAACAGTGAATGAATTAAGTACACTGATGCGGGGGGCGTCTCGTTTCGACTATTATTGAACGACGAGATGCACGTGTGGGCGTTAGAAACGAAAACAATGACGCTGGCGAAAAGTACACGTGGTTTCTTTTTCATCCCAGCTCTGTATATATGCACGTGAGTGTGTATGTAATATTTTCCGCTGCTTGGCGGCGCCGCGTCATCGATTCTCGGTCCGCtattctttttctctttcctgtGCCGAGCCACTTAGTTTGCTCATTGTTGCGAGCGGAGCAAAAACAGCATCTCAGCATCCTTTCGCTCGAGTGTCGCCGCACGCGCTATTATTGCAGTCACGTACTTTGGTTATTTAATCCTAATCGCTTTGTTCGCGCCACAATGACGCACGGGATGCGCGCGTACGCGGCGCCGACCTCTAGCGATTCCGCTCTGCACAGTTTCCGCTCACACAAGCACTAACCTTACAAGCTAAAAATGTCGCAATTTTCAGGTTAACAATGAGGAAGAAAGTACTAAAATAAACCGAGGTCACAGAAAACAAGTAGtgtcaattttgaatttttcctgatCAAATTTGGCCAATGAAATTTACTGAGCTAAATTACGAAAATGTATCGTATTAAATCATGAACAAAGAGCGCTTTTGGTAAAATCTATACTTGGAGTTTCCTGAACGACTAAAAGGTATTTGATGTACAAATCTGcagaaaatgtttcaaaaaagaCAGTGAAATATTCTTTGAAACCAATAGTCAATGAATGCAgacgaaaattttcaactagaaaaagtatttttttcaaggagTATAAACTGTAATTGAAGCACGaggtgcaattattttttaaactgactTATCATCAGAGGAATGCTTATTGGGTCTTATTGGGAACGCACACGAAGGTCAAAATGAGCACCAATTTATTGTTCGCAATAGTGCGGAGTTATTTGAGCTCAAGAGTGATAATAGAATACAGCGAGACAGTCGTAATagttttctttcctttttttcctctgTATAGTGAGAAGCTCACGAGTCAATTCGGAAAGTACGCAGAAATCCGTGTTGGTTGTTTTTCAACTTTCTTGCGGTGTAAGTGTGGTAGCAGTggagaaagataaaaaaagcCATCcggtttatttttcctgattgTTTAAATATCCTTTTTGCCCTCACTAACTAAGTTGTAGTTGCAATAAAGCCATTGCAATGGAAGGGGCATCAACAGAAACCACTGGGTGAGTTCAGTTTTGCTTAgctcgtaaaattttaaaaaagtagattaataaatatataaaaatattttctttgttgaaGGGAAACACAAAATGAAGAGACAGATTCGCCTTGGCAAGGAGTCATAGACAGTTTGAAAACTGTGAGACCTCACTACTTAATTGGGGTCTCGGAGTCAGTTGCCATCATACTGTTGATGCTCTCCATCGTCTTTCTGACGATGAACATATGTCGGATTTGGAAGTCTCCCAATAAACGTGGATCTATGTTTGGAAAAGTTATCATAGGTCTCTCCACCGTGTTGCTGACTGGATACGtctgcaaattgatttttgttgtcATTCTCTTTTCCCAAGCTGACGATGACATCAAGAGAGTCAGTGATGCTGTTGATAATTTActgaacattttcaattttttctttggtaaAGAAATTTGTcgacaaaaaaatgtaaaaatcttaaaccatttttaaccCTTGCAGCCGCATTTTATATGAGCTCATTCATCTGGATTAACGTTTTCTGCTTTGAAGTGTACTACTCCTTTAGGtaaatgcaaatgaaaatactGACGCAAATATAATGCACACTCAAATTTATCAGGTGCATCCAAAAATCGCTGAATCACACAAACGAAAGTCACGCTAGCAGATTCATCAAATTTTC is part of the Cloeon dipterum chromosome 1, ieCloDipt1.1, whole genome shotgun sequence genome and harbors:
- the LOC135934012 gene encoding probable G-protein coupled receptor Mth-like 1, with the protein product MEGASTETTGETQNEETDSPWQGVIDSLKTVRPHYLIGVSESVAIILLMLSIVFLTMNICRIWKSPNKRGSMFGKVIIGLSTVLLTGYVCKLIFVVILFSQADDDIKRVSDAVDNLLNIFNFFFAAFYMSSFIWINVFCFEVYYSFRCIQKSLNHTNESHASRFIKFSVYAASVPVLCTIFAGSCSFRALETLIIMSVFGLVFTCVITTIANIVLLIMTTIVKRDVRFPHSHQENTFDFHWRMVRIFFLIFGVAGLLQVCFIISLLAGYQSGIISSLASLLVLLKGFLVSVIYMRGDRIQNV